TTAGTGGCGATTTTCACCGCAGAGGGGATTATCGAACGGATTGTGCCGATTGGTGCCGAGCTTGATAGCAAGGGGTTAGAAGTCCCTGCCAATACCTTTCATACCTTTATTTCCCTCTCCCCAGGCACGGTACTTTTTGAAGCCAAAGCAGGGCCGTATCATCCTGAAAACGCGAAAGTTTTTGCCGAGTGGGCACCCGAAGAAGGTGACGAAGGGATGAGCGAATTCCGCGAAAAAATTATTCTGGCGTTCACCAAAGAGCGGGTTCTCAACGAAATACTCATGCAAGGGTTGATTGATCGTTATTACGAGCTGAAGCAACCGACAAAAACAGCGGCTCAAGCGGCGGCGGCACTTGGCGTTGATGTGGGGCAGATTGCGAAAAGTATTGTCCTGCTGACGGAAGATGGCGCGGCGCTGATTGTTCTGCTCAGTGGCGACCGCAAGGTAGATGTCCGTAAAGTGAAAAAATTCTTCGGTAAAAAAGTACGCATTGCCTCAGCGGTCGAAACACTTGCGGCAACTGGGTATCTCGTCGGTTCAGTCAGCCCTTTTGCGCTGCTCGAATCAGTGCCTATTTACGTCGATACCTCGCTCAAAGGGTACAGCGATATTTTCCCCGCCGCCGGAGGATTCCAAAATGGGTTCCGCACGTCGTTTGCCGAGCTCACGACGCTCTTCAAATATGAGCGCTGCGATTTTGCCGCCGCTGTCACGGGCGAATAGTATGGCGGGAAAATTCATCTGCTTTGAAGGGCCGGATGGGGCGGGAAAATCGACACAACTCCAACTGCTCAGTCGCGCCCTTGAGGAGCGCAACATTCGTCATAGTACCACACGTGAACCGGGCGGCACACAGGCTGCGGAAGCCATCCGCACGTTGATTTTTTCGCCGGAGTTAGAATTCCACAGCCGGGCTGAGCTGCTGCTTTTTGCTGCAGCACGCGCCGATCATGTCGCCAATATGATCCGCCCCGCGCTCATGCGTGGCGAATGGGTTTTGTGCGACCGCTTCACCCTTTCCACGCTGGCGTACCAAGGGTGGGGGCGCGGGCTGGACGTTAGCCTTATCGAAACACTGGCCGTGCTGGCGACTGACGGCTGCAATCCCACGCTTTCGCTCGTACTCGATATTGATCCGGAAATCGGCTTACAACGCGCTCAGGCACGTGGCACTGGCAATCGTTTTGACCAACTTTCCCTCGATTTTCACCAACGTGTCACGGAAGGCTTCCGCATTCTGGCGCGGGAAAGTGCGGACGTGCGCTTGCTCGATGCCCGCGCGGATGAGGCAACCGTCCATCACGCTATTTTGGAGATA
This Chrysiogenes arsenatis DSM 11915 DNA region includes the following protein-coding sequences:
- the tmk gene encoding dTMP kinase, which produces MSAAILPPLSRANSMAGKFICFEGPDGAGKSTQLQLLSRALEERNIRHSTTREPGGTQAAEAIRTLIFSPELEFHSRAELLLFAAARADHVANMIRPALMRGEWVLCDRFTLSTLAYQGWGRGLDVSLIETLAVLATDGCNPTLSLVLDIDPEIGLQRAQARGTGNRFDQLSLDFHQRVTEGFRILARESADVRLLDARADEATVHHAILEILHHERLI
- a CDS encoding WbuC family cupin fold metalloprotein → MMKIIDGQLLSQATQTAQDAPRLRANVNFHRNADDPFQRFLNAIEPSSYIRPHAHTDKDEIALALQGTCLVAIFTAEGIIERIVPIGAELDSKGLEVPANTFHTFISLSPGTVLFEAKAGPYHPENAKVFAEWAPEEGDEGMSEFREKIILAFTKERVLNEILMQGLIDRYYELKQPTKTAAQAAAALGVDVGQIAKSIVLLTEDGAALIVLLSGDRKVDVRKVKKFFGKKVRIASAVETLAATGYLVGSVSPFALLESVPIYVDTSLKGYSDIFPAAGGFQNGFRTSFAELTTLFKYERCDFAAAVTGE